From Solibacillus isronensis, the proteins below share one genomic window:
- a CDS encoding endonuclease MutS2, with translation MIEQRALKTLEFHKVREQVAAFCTNSIGKQAIDELVPETDYDTVVELLEEMDEGLAILRVKGNVPLGGIFDVRPHARRSQIGGMLSPMELMEIASTIRASRILRNFIEDIESEKTIEIPHFIERKEQMPVLTALQHEINDCIDDNGTVLDSASPALRSIRQSLRSEESKVRQKLESLTRGSNATKMLSDAIITIRNDRFVIPVKQEYRSHYGGIVHDQSASGQTLFIEPDAVIQANNEVQRLKVKEKAEIERILSELTLKVQEVGHEIFVLVQLLGELDVILAKGKYGQANKCTMPKMNKEGYTRLVRARHPLLPIEEAVANTIEFGRDVTAIVITGPNTGGKTVTLKTVGLCTIMAQCGLPVPALDGSELAVFEQIFADIGDEQSIEQSLSTFSSHMVNIVDILSKFNEKSLILFDELGAGTDPQEGAALAIAILDETVDRGARVMATSHYPELKAYGYNRPSVVNASVEFDIETLSPTYRLLIGVPGRSNAFEISKRLGLSSNVIDHAKSFTGTDRHEVESMIASLEESRLRSEREADEAHLLLEDAQKIRAELEERLRIYDEKKENLEKKAKDKARKIVDEAKKEAESIITELRKMKENAALSVKEHELIDAKKRLDNAAPIDNNKVLQKAVAARERKQNLQVGDEVKVLSYGQKGSLLQKAGNEWVVQIGILKMKLPESDLEYLKPEKEQATRPMMNVKNRNSVVKLELDLRGERYEEALIRTEKYLDDALLANYPRVSIIHGKGTGALRQGIQSFLKNHKRVKSYRYGEAGEGGFGVTVVELK, from the coding sequence ATGATCGAACAACGAGCATTGAAAACACTAGAATTTCATAAAGTACGTGAGCAAGTAGCGGCATTTTGTACAAACTCTATCGGTAAACAAGCGATCGATGAACTTGTACCGGAAACGGATTACGATACAGTTGTAGAACTTTTGGAAGAAATGGACGAAGGACTCGCGATTTTGCGTGTGAAAGGCAATGTACCTTTGGGCGGTATTTTCGATGTACGTCCACATGCACGACGCTCACAAATCGGCGGTATGCTCAGCCCGATGGAATTAATGGAAATCGCAAGCACAATACGAGCAAGCCGAATTTTACGAAATTTCATTGAAGATATCGAATCAGAAAAGACAATTGAAATCCCGCACTTTATCGAACGTAAAGAACAAATGCCTGTCTTGACGGCATTGCAGCACGAAATTAATGATTGTATCGATGATAATGGCACGGTGCTTGATTCAGCAAGTCCTGCATTACGCTCAATTCGCCAGTCCTTGCGTTCAGAAGAATCTAAAGTGCGTCAAAAGCTGGAAAGTCTCACACGTGGTTCGAATGCAACAAAAATGTTGTCTGACGCAATTATTACAATTCGTAATGACCGCTTCGTAATACCTGTAAAACAAGAGTATCGTTCACATTATGGCGGAATCGTCCACGATCAGTCCGCTTCAGGTCAAACATTGTTTATCGAGCCTGATGCAGTGATTCAAGCGAACAATGAAGTGCAGCGTCTTAAAGTGAAAGAAAAGGCTGAAATCGAGCGCATTTTATCCGAGCTAACATTAAAGGTACAGGAAGTCGGTCATGAAATATTTGTTCTTGTGCAGTTACTTGGAGAATTGGATGTTATTTTAGCAAAAGGGAAATACGGACAAGCAAATAAATGCACAATGCCGAAAATGAATAAAGAAGGTTATACACGACTAGTCCGTGCACGACACCCGCTATTGCCAATTGAAGAAGCAGTTGCAAACACGATTGAATTTGGACGAGATGTAACAGCTATTGTTATTACTGGACCAAACACAGGCGGTAAAACAGTAACACTGAAAACAGTGGGACTGTGTACAATCATGGCACAGTGCGGACTGCCTGTTCCGGCACTAGATGGTTCTGAATTGGCTGTGTTTGAGCAAATTTTTGCTGATATTGGTGATGAACAGTCCATTGAACAGTCATTATCAACTTTCTCTTCTCATATGGTGAATATAGTAGACATTTTAAGCAAATTTAATGAAAAATCGTTAATATTATTTGATGAGCTTGGCGCAGGTACCGATCCGCAGGAAGGTGCGGCACTCGCAATTGCTATATTAGATGAAACAGTTGATCGCGGTGCGCGTGTTATGGCAACTTCTCACTATCCGGAGTTGAAGGCATATGGCTATAACCGTCCATCTGTTGTCAACGCGAGTGTAGAATTCGATATTGAAACACTTAGCCCTACTTATCGATTACTGATCGGGGTGCCAGGTCGCTCGAATGCATTTGAAATTTCCAAACGTCTTGGATTAAGTTCAAATGTAATCGACCATGCAAAATCCTTTACGGGTACTGACCGTCATGAAGTAGAGTCTATGATTGCTTCACTTGAAGAAAGCCGATTACGATCTGAACGTGAAGCGGACGAAGCTCACCTTTTACTGGAGGACGCACAAAAAATCCGGGCAGAGCTGGAAGAACGTCTTCGTATTTATGATGAGAAAAAGGAAAACCTGGAGAAAAAAGCGAAAGATAAGGCTCGTAAAATTGTCGATGAGGCGAAGAAAGAAGCGGAATCGATTATTACAGAGTTGAGAAAAATGAAAGAAAATGCCGCATTATCGGTGAAAGAGCATGAGTTAATCGATGCGAAAAAGCGTTTAGATAATGCAGCACCGATTGATAACAATAAAGTGCTTCAAAAGGCTGTCGCTGCCCGTGAGCGTAAGCAAAATCTGCAAGTAGGCGATGAAGTGAAGGTATTAAGCTACGGTCAAAAAGGTTCACTCCTGCAAAAAGCAGGAAATGAGTGGGTTGTTCAAATCGGTATTTTGAAAATGAAACTGCCTGAATCTGATTTAGAGTATTTGAAACCAGAAAAAGAGCAGGCTACTCGTCCGATGATGAATGTGAAAAACCGCAACAGCGTTGTAAAACTTGAACTTGATTTACGTGGGGAACGATATGAAGAAGCACTTATTCGCACAGAAAAATATTTAGATGATGCGTTATTAGCGAACTATCCGCGTGTATCGATTATTCACGGTAAAGGGACTGGTGCATTACGCCAAGGGATTCAAAGCTTCCTGAAAAATCATAAGCGTGTTAAATCATACCGATATGGTGAAGCGGGCGAAGGCGGATTCGGTGTTACAGTCGTAGAACTAAAATAG
- a CDS encoding DUF350 domain-containing protein, whose translation MLGSNFWHHPLVETAGYFSVVVLCLFVSMILFEVVTKYKNWDEIKKGNVAVALATGGKILGVCNIFRYSINQHTSFIEMLGWGLFGFTLLIFAYFLFEFLTPRFNVDEEIAADNRSVGFISFTISLGLSFVIGASIS comes from the coding sequence TTGCTAGGATCAAACTTTTGGCACCATCCTCTCGTAGAAACTGCAGGCTATTTTAGTGTGGTAGTCCTTTGCCTATTCGTATCGATGATTTTATTTGAGGTCGTAACAAAGTATAAAAATTGGGATGAAATAAAAAAGGGAAATGTCGCGGTCGCTTTAGCTACTGGAGGAAAAATTTTAGGCGTCTGTAATATTTTCAGATATTCAATTAATCAGCATACATCATTTATTGAAATGCTCGGTTGGGGTTTGTTCGGTTTTACGTTATTAATTTTTGCCTATTTTTTATTTGAGTTTTTAACACCGAGATTTAATGTGGATGAGGAGATTGCTGCTGACAACCGTTCAGTTGGATTTATCTCATTTACAATTTCTCTTGGTTTGTCATTTGTTATCGGAGCAAGTATTTCATAG
- a CDS encoding long-chain-fatty-acid--CoA ligase codes for MTEKVWLASYPKEVPHSIELPEIPVHQFLTQAFESMPNKVAIHFMGRELTYKELYESALKFANYLHSLGVEKGDRVAIMLPNCPQAVIAYYGTMYAGGVVVQTNPLYTERELQYQMADSGAKVILVMDILYPRAMKILHETNIENVIVTGIKDYLPFPKNLVYPFIQKKQYGFSVRVEHSGTNHLFTEIMKMAKTDKIEQEFDFENDLALLQYTGGTTGYPKGVMLTHKNLIANTLMCDAWMYKCKKGEETILGILPFFHVYGMTTVLILSVMQQGKMVLLPKFDAEQALKTIDKQKPTLFPGAPTMYIGLLNHPDLAKYDLSSIKACLSGSAALPLEVQEKFEELTGGRLVEGYGLTETSPVTHANPIWDHRINGSIGLPWPNTEAVILRSGEAEVLPVGEIGEIAVKGPQVMKGYWNRPEETAMTFADGWFLTGDLGYMDEKGYFYVVDRKKDMIIAGGFNIYPREVEEVLYEHEAIQECVVAGIPDPYRGETVKAYIVLKEGKTVTEKELNEYCRKNLAAYKVPRIYEFRQELPKTAVGKILRRTLIEEEKQKMAQQEAK; via the coding sequence ATGACAGAAAAGGTTTGGTTGGCAAGCTATCCGAAGGAAGTACCACATTCTATTGAGCTGCCGGAAATTCCTGTACACCAGTTTTTAACACAAGCATTTGAGTCAATGCCTAATAAAGTGGCAATACACTTCATGGGGCGCGAGCTTACGTACAAAGAGCTTTATGAATCGGCGTTGAAGTTTGCGAACTACCTGCATTCTCTAGGGGTGGAGAAGGGGGATCGAGTTGCAATTATGCTGCCGAACTGTCCGCAAGCAGTCATCGCCTATTATGGTACGATGTATGCCGGTGGGGTTGTCGTACAGACGAATCCGCTTTATACAGAACGGGAGCTGCAATATCAGATGGCGGATTCCGGAGCAAAAGTAATATTAGTAATGGATATTTTATATCCAAGAGCAATGAAAATATTACATGAGACAAATATTGAAAATGTCATCGTTACAGGAATTAAAGATTATTTGCCATTCCCGAAAAATTTAGTGTATCCGTTCATCCAAAAGAAACAGTACGGTTTTAGTGTAAGGGTGGAACATAGCGGAACGAATCACCTGTTTACGGAAATCATGAAAATGGCCAAAACCGATAAAATCGAGCAAGAATTTGATTTTGAAAATGACTTAGCATTATTGCAATACACTGGCGGGACAACAGGTTACCCGAAAGGTGTTATGTTAACGCATAAAAACCTGATTGCAAATACATTAATGTGTGATGCATGGATGTATAAATGTAAAAAAGGTGAAGAGACAATTTTAGGCATACTTCCATTCTTCCATGTATATGGTATGACAACTGTATTAATTTTATCTGTCATGCAGCAAGGCAAGATGGTATTACTTCCGAAATTTGATGCAGAGCAAGCGTTGAAAACGATTGATAAACAAAAACCAACTTTATTCCCCGGTGCCCCAACAATGTATATTGGCTTGTTGAATCACCCGGATTTAGCAAAATATGATCTATCGTCAATTAAAGCGTGTTTAAGCGGGTCTGCTGCATTACCACTGGAAGTTCAGGAAAAGTTTGAAGAATTGACAGGCGGTCGTTTAGTAGAAGGATACGGTTTAACCGAAACTTCTCCGGTTACACATGCCAATCCAATTTGGGACCATCGTATCAACGGTTCGATCGGTTTACCTTGGCCGAATACAGAAGCGGTTATTTTACGTTCAGGTGAAGCAGAAGTATTGCCTGTAGGAGAAATTGGTGAAATAGCGGTAAAAGGACCACAAGTTATGAAGGGCTACTGGAATCGTCCTGAAGAAACAGCAATGACATTTGCAGATGGCTGGTTTTTAACGGGTGATTTAGGTTATATGGATGAAAAGGGTTATTTCTATGTTGTTGACCGCAAAAAGGATATGATTATTGCAGGCGGATTTAATATTTATCCGCGTGAAGTAGAAGAAGTGCTGTATGAGCATGAGGCGATTCAGGAATGTGTCGTAGCCGGTATACCGGATCCGTATCGTGGAGAAACCGTAAAGGCATATATTGTTCTTAAAGAGGGTAAAACTGTTACAGAAAAAGAGCTGAACGAGTATTGCCGTAAAAACCTAGCTGCTTATAAAGTGCCTCGTATCTATGAATTCCGTCAAGAGCTGCCGAAAACAGCAGTCGGGAAAATTTTACGTCGTACGCTTATTGAAGAAGAAAAACAGAAAATGGCACAACAAGAAGCAAAATAA
- a CDS encoding TetR/AcrR family transcriptional regulator: protein MKRNKPKYMQIVDAAVIAIAENGYHQAQVSKIAKQAGVADGTIYLYFKNKEDILISVFQEKMGIFVENLQAIIKSGETASDKLCKMIENHFHVLSSDRHLATVTQLELRQSNKEIRLKINSILKEYLILLDQILIEGMLNGEFNQTMDVRIARQMVFGTIDEITTTWVMNENRYDLLEQAPKVKQLLLNALKA, encoded by the coding sequence TTGAAACGAAACAAACCCAAATATATGCAAATAGTAGACGCAGCAGTCATTGCTATCGCAGAAAACGGCTATCATCAAGCCCAAGTATCAAAAATAGCAAAACAAGCTGGAGTTGCTGATGGCACAATCTACTTATATTTCAAAAACAAAGAAGATATTTTAATTTCTGTATTTCAGGAAAAAATGGGTATTTTCGTAGAGAATTTACAGGCTATAATAAAAAGTGGGGAAACTGCTTCAGATAAGTTATGTAAAATGATCGAAAATCATTTCCATGTTCTATCAAGTGATCGCCACTTGGCAACTGTAACTCAGCTTGAGCTACGGCAATCGAATAAAGAAATTAGACTGAAAATTAATTCTATTCTAAAAGAATACTTAATTTTACTGGATCAAATTCTAATCGAAGGTATGCTAAATGGTGAATTCAACCAGACGATGGATGTTCGTATTGCGAGACAAATGGTGTTTGGTACAATTGACGAAATTACGACAACTTGGGTAATGAATGAAAATCGATATGATTTATTAGAGCAAGCTCCGAAAGTAAAGCAATTACTGCTAAACGCACTTAAAGCATAA
- a CDS encoding enoyl-CoA hydratase, with protein MEFLSWKVEEGVAIATISRPPANALSQGLIQDVNALLDAVEEDENVRVIVLHGEGRFFSAGADIKEFTSVQSGEAFTGLAKNGQDVFERIETFSKPVIAAIHGAALGGGLELAMGCHMRFVTASAKLGLPELSLGLIPGFAGTQRLPRYVGVAKAAEMMFTSDPISGTEAVEWGLANRAFSDEELMPETLKIAQKIAKKSPIALKAAIQMLNYSKPSSYYEGVNAEANSFGEVFVSEDAKEGIQAFIEKREPVFTGK; from the coding sequence ATGGAGTTTCTAAGTTGGAAAGTAGAAGAAGGGGTCGCAATTGCAACGATTTCAAGACCACCAGCAAATGCACTTTCACAAGGCTTAATCCAAGATGTGAATGCACTTTTAGACGCTGTAGAAGAAGATGAAAATGTACGTGTCATCGTCTTGCATGGCGAAGGACGTTTCTTCTCTGCAGGTGCGGATATTAAAGAGTTTACGAGCGTACAGTCAGGAGAAGCATTTACTGGGTTGGCAAAAAATGGACAAGATGTTTTCGAACGTATCGAAACATTCAGTAAACCGGTTATTGCCGCGATCCACGGTGCAGCATTAGGCGGCGGCTTGGAACTTGCAATGGGATGCCATATGCGCTTTGTAACTGCATCGGCAAAATTAGGCTTACCAGAGCTTTCATTAGGCTTAATACCAGGATTTGCAGGAACACAGCGATTACCACGATATGTTGGTGTAGCAAAAGCAGCGGAAATGATGTTTACAAGCGACCCGATTTCGGGGACTGAAGCTGTTGAATGGGGATTAGCAAACCGTGCTTTTTCCGATGAAGAGCTGATGCCTGAAACATTGAAAATCGCTCAAAAAATTGCGAAAAAATCACCAATTGCTCTTAAAGCAGCGATCCAAATGCTGAATTACTCGAAACCATCATCTTATTATGAGGGAGTAAATGCTGAAGCAAACAGCTTCGGTGAAGTATTTGTTTCTGAAGATGCTAAAGAAGGAATCCAAGCATTTATTGAAAAACGTGAGCCAGTATTTACTGGCAAATAA
- a CDS encoding electron transfer flavoprotein subunit beta/FixA family protein, with amino-acid sequence MNIFVLVKRTFDTEEKIVVSGGKIQEDGAEFIINPYDEYAIEEAIQKRDALGGKVTVVTIGGEDAEKQLRTALAMGADEAVLINTEDDLDELDQYSSAYILAEYLKDKEADLILAGNVAIDGGSGQVGPRLADLLGINYVTTITSLEIDGTNVKIVRDIEGDAEVLETSLPLLVTAQQGLNEPRYPSLPGIMKAKKKPLAELELDDLDIDEDDVKVKVETVEIYLPPQKAAGRVLEGDLSAQVKELVNLLHNEAKVV; translated from the coding sequence ATGAATATTTTTGTATTAGTAAAGCGTACTTTTGACACAGAAGAAAAAATCGTCGTATCCGGCGGTAAAATTCAAGAAGATGGTGCAGAATTCATCATCAACCCATATGATGAGTACGCAATTGAAGAAGCAATTCAAAAGCGCGACGCATTAGGCGGTAAAGTAACAGTTGTGACAATCGGTGGCGAAGATGCAGAAAAGCAATTACGTACAGCTTTAGCAATGGGTGCCGATGAAGCGGTATTGATTAATACAGAAGATGATTTAGATGAGCTTGACCAGTATTCTTCAGCTTATATTTTAGCGGAATATTTAAAAGACAAAGAAGCAGATTTAATTTTAGCAGGAAATGTAGCGATCGATGGTGGTTCAGGACAAGTTGGCCCGCGCTTAGCAGACCTGCTGGGCATTAACTACGTAACAACAATTACTTCATTGGAAATCGACGGCACGAACGTTAAGATTGTGCGTGATATCGAAGGGGACGCTGAAGTATTAGAAACATCTTTACCATTATTAGTAACAGCTCAACAAGGTTTAAACGAGCCACGTTACCCATCTTTACCAGGTATTATGAAAGCGAAGAAAAAACCGCTTGCAGAACTGGAATTGGATGATTTAGATATCGATGAAGACGATGTTAAAGTAAAAGTAGAAACAGTTGAAATTTACTTACCGCCACAAAAAGCGGCTGGTCGTGTATTAGAAGGCGACCTTTCTGCACAGGTAAAAGAATTAGTAAACTTACTTCATAACGAAGCAAAAGTAGTCTAA
- a CDS encoding electron transfer flavoprotein subunit alpha/FixB family protein gives MSKKVLVLGEVREGSLRNVSFEAIAAGLQIADGGEVVGLLVGDAVAGLTQELIAYGASRVITVEHPHLKNYTSDGYSQAILAVIEQENPEAIVFGHTSLGKDLSPKIASRLQSGLISDVTEIQGAGDDTVFVRPIYSGKAFEKVKIKDGIIFATIRPNNIPPLVKDDSRTGEVSSVSVDITNLRTIIKEVVRKSTEGVDLSEAKVVVAGGRGVKSEEGFEPLKELANLLGGAVGASRGACDAEYCDYSLQIGQTGKVVTPDLYIAAGISGAIQHLAGMSNSKVIVAINKDPEANIFKVADYGIVGDLFEVVPMLIEEFKALKVNA, from the coding sequence ATGTCAAAGAAAGTTTTAGTGTTAGGTGAGGTTCGAGAAGGGAGCTTACGTAACGTTTCATTCGAAGCAATTGCAGCAGGTTTACAAATCGCTGACGGCGGTGAAGTAGTAGGTTTATTAGTAGGGGATGCAGTAGCTGGGTTAACGCAGGAATTAATCGCATATGGAGCGAGTCGTGTTATTACAGTAGAACATCCGCACTTGAAAAACTATACATCTGACGGATACAGCCAAGCAATTTTAGCAGTAATAGAACAAGAAAATCCAGAAGCAATCGTTTTCGGTCATACTTCATTAGGTAAAGACTTATCACCAAAAATTGCTTCACGTTTACAATCCGGTTTAATTTCAGATGTTACGGAAATTCAGGGTGCTGGCGATGATACAGTATTCGTCCGCCCAATCTATTCTGGTAAAGCATTTGAAAAAGTAAAAATCAAAGATGGTATTATTTTTGCGACAATCCGTCCAAACAATATTCCACCATTAGTAAAAGACGATTCTCGTACTGGTGAAGTATCATCAGTATCAGTTGATATTACAAATTTACGTACAATCATCAAAGAAGTTGTGCGCAAATCTACTGAAGGTGTAGACCTTTCAGAAGCGAAAGTAGTAGTTGCAGGTGGTCGTGGTGTTAAATCTGAAGAAGGTTTTGAGCCATTAAAAGAGCTTGCTAATTTACTAGGTGGAGCAGTTGGCGCATCTCGTGGTGCTTGTGACGCTGAATATTGCGATTACTCATTACAAATCGGCCAAACTGGTAAAGTTGTAACACCTGACCTATATATCGCAGCAGGAATTTCTGGTGCGATTCAGCATTTAGCTGGTATGTCGAACTCAAAAGTGATCGTTGCGATCAACAAAGATCCGGAAGCAAATATCTTTAAAGTAGCAGACTACGGTATTGTTGGAGACTTATTCGAAGTAGTGCCAATGTTAATCGAAGAGTTTAAAGCACTTAAAGTAAATGCATAA
- the trxA gene encoding thioredoxin, whose amino-acid sequence MAIVHATDQTFPQEISNGTVLVDFWATWCGPCKMIAPVLEELDTEIGNDVKIVKVDVDNNQVTAAEYQIMSIPSLLLFVDGEVKAKTAGFMPKEALIDFINDNK is encoded by the coding sequence ATGGCAATTGTACACGCGACAGATCAAACTTTCCCACAAGAAATTTCAAACGGCACAGTTTTAGTAGACTTTTGGGCTACTTGGTGCGGACCATGTAAAATGATCGCTCCAGTTCTTGAAGAATTAGATACAGAAATCGGTAACGATGTTAAAATCGTGAAAGTGGATGTTGATAACAACCAAGTTACTGCTGCAGAATACCAAATCATGTCAATTCCTTCATTACTATTATTCGTAGATGGTGAAGTAAAAGCAAAAACTGCTGGCTTCATGCCAAAAGAAGCGTTAATTGATTTCATTAACGACAACAAATAA
- the uvrC gene encoding excinuclease ABC subunit UvrC, with product MNAIIKAKLEILPNESGCYIMKDRQGTIIYVGKAKVLKNRVRSYFTGSHDGKTARLVSEIEDFEYIVTSSDLEALILELNLIKLHDPKYNVKLTDDKTYPYIKITNERYPRIITTRKVKKDKAKYFGPYPNAYAANETRKLLDRLYPLRKCTHLPNQVCLYYHLGQCLAPCVKDIEKQVYDEMIDEISKFLNGGVEEIQQDLQQKMMDAAENLEFERAKEFRDLIAHIDQIMEKQKIVTDDLSNRDVFGYAVEKGWMCVQVFFVRQGKLIERDVSIFPIYNEPEEEFLTFVGRFYEQPHHLLPKEIFVPKSIDETILQKLLDVKVLTPKRGSKKELVDLAMKNAEIAIHEKFQLIERQEERTVGACEALAEAMQIPLPLRIEAFDNSHMHGADPVSAMVVFIDGKPAKKEYRKYKTREAAKHDDYGAMQEVIRRRYTRVLRENLPLPDLILIDGGKGQMEVAREVIEDELGLVIPIAGLAKDEKHNTSQLLFGTPPEVVPLKRTSDGFYLLQRIQDEVHRFAITFLRQQHQTNAITSVLDGIEGVGPKRKQQLMKYFGSVKKIREASELQLQESGVPAKLADIIYRHFHEAPLNKE from the coding sequence ATGAATGCAATCATTAAAGCAAAACTAGAAATACTACCGAATGAATCAGGTTGCTATATTATGAAAGACCGTCAAGGCACGATTATTTACGTTGGTAAGGCTAAAGTATTGAAAAATCGAGTGCGTTCTTACTTTACGGGAAGTCATGACGGTAAAACTGCGAGACTAGTTAGTGAGATTGAAGACTTCGAGTATATTGTGACTTCAAGTGATTTGGAAGCTCTTATACTGGAGCTGAATCTAATTAAGCTTCATGATCCGAAATATAATGTGAAACTAACGGATGATAAAACGTATCCTTATATAAAAATAACGAATGAACGATACCCACGTATTATTACGACAAGAAAAGTGAAGAAGGATAAAGCAAAATATTTCGGTCCGTATCCGAATGCCTATGCGGCAAACGAAACGCGGAAATTACTGGACCGATTGTATCCGCTTCGTAAATGTACACATCTGCCTAACCAGGTGTGTCTGTACTATCACTTAGGTCAATGTTTGGCACCGTGTGTAAAAGATATTGAAAAACAAGTGTATGACGAAATGATTGATGAGATTTCGAAGTTTTTAAACGGGGGCGTTGAAGAAATACAACAAGACCTTCAGCAAAAAATGATGGATGCTGCCGAAAATCTGGAGTTTGAGCGGGCAAAGGAATTCCGGGATTTGATTGCTCATATCGATCAAATTATGGAAAAGCAAAAAATCGTCACGGATGATTTGAGCAACCGGGATGTATTTGGCTATGCAGTAGAAAAAGGCTGGATGTGTGTCCAGGTGTTTTTCGTGCGTCAAGGCAAACTCATTGAGCGGGATGTCTCGATTTTCCCGATTTATAATGAGCCGGAAGAGGAATTTTTAACATTCGTCGGCCGTTTTTACGAACAGCCGCATCATTTATTGCCAAAGGAAATTTTTGTGCCAAAGTCGATTGACGAAACAATTTTACAAAAACTGCTGGATGTGAAGGTGCTGACACCGAAGCGCGGTTCCAAAAAAGAGCTTGTTGATCTAGCAATGAAAAACGCGGAAATCGCCATTCATGAGAAGTTCCAATTGATTGAACGTCAAGAAGAGCGGACAGTCGGCGCTTGTGAAGCACTTGCTGAAGCGATGCAAATTCCATTGCCGCTAAGAATAGAGGCTTTTGATAACAGTCATATGCACGGTGCGGATCCGGTTTCGGCGATGGTTGTTTTTATAGACGGGAAGCCTGCGAAAAAGGAATACCGGAAATATAAAACAAGGGAAGCGGCCAAACATGATGACTATGGTGCGATGCAGGAAGTTATTCGACGTCGTTACACACGTGTACTGCGGGAAAATCTGCCATTGCCTGATCTGATTCTTATCGACGGAGGAAAAGGACAAATGGAAGTCGCACGTGAAGTCATTGAAGACGAGCTTGGGTTAGTCATTCCGATAGCAGGATTGGCTAAAGACGAAAAGCACAATACGTCCCAGCTATTATTTGGTACGCCTCCGGAAGTTGTCCCATTAAAGCGTACAAGTGACGGTTTCTATTTATTGCAGCGCATTCAAGATGAGGTACACCGATTTGCGATTACATTTTTACGTCAGCAACATCAGACGAATGCCATCACTTCAGTTCTTGATGGGATTGAAGGTGTAGGTCCGAAGCGGAAACAGCAACTCATGAAGTATTTTGGATCAGTAAAAAAAATCCGCGAGGCAAGCGAATTGCAGCTGCAGGAGTCCGGTGTGCCGGCAAAGCTGGCGGATATCATATATCGGCATTTTCATGAAGCACCATTGAATAAAGAATAA